In the genome of Naumovozyma dairenensis CBS 421 chromosome 7, complete genome, the window AATTGATTTGTGTAAGTTGTTTTCTGTTTGATACATTTATTTAAGTAGTTTGTGTATAATTTTAAGAAATCCATATCATCAAATAGTTTTATCATTGTCATATTTGAAGGTGATTGTTCACTTCTAACGAAATTTGATAAAGGCATAAACAAAGGAGGTAATCTGgtaatatttaataatcttttaaaaaCAGGtgtttgataataattcaaagttgacaaaagaaaattttcagcgtttaaaatatgaatttgGAAACGACGAACTAACCATTCAGTGGCATGTAGAGTTGGAGTCAAATGCCATTTAGAAGATGCTAGTAGAAGATATCCATTGATTGCATTATCTAGATCTCTAATTTCCTGCTTTGTTTGGACATTTCTATCGATATTTATTGATGATTCAGAGAATAGAGATTTAgtaaagatttgaaattttggTTCAATTTCGATCAGTTCATTTAAAGCCTTAATGGCATGttcaaaaatgaaatcataATCTTGAGTGGCTGCAGTCTTTGGATTATAGATTAATGATGCAGAATGTAATTtttgtcttcttttcctGTCGACAGCTACAGTAGCAGAGTTGTTAGCTACTTGTTTTAATTGATCACTCAACGAAGACATGATATACAGTGAGTTATATCTTgtttgaaagaaatgataCTTTTTAAAACAgggaaaataaaaacaaaattagCCTCGAGAGAGTAATGTTACAACAGTCTGTTAGATATATAGAGTGtggaatattatattatcataagTGATGATACTAAATATACTATACCATTAAATTTCAGCTATAGGAATTTCAGATTTTAGCTCATCGCctaattttgaaaatttttcttatagtaaaaaaaaaaaaattatatatatatatatatatatatataNNNNNNNNNNNNNNNNNNNNACGTGATTAAAACCAAGCTGGAAGTCCAGAAACAAAATGGCAGTCCAGCGCATTCTTCATATCTCCATTAAAAAAAACTTTTTACGTACGTGGTCTACGAAAGCCTTGCAAAGAAAATGGAGAAAGCATTGGAGTTTGGCGTAGATGGTCTTAAGTACATATGTATCTAGTCTATATACTTTAACTAGACCTGTACAAGCCCAATGTCCTTAAGTGACGTATATTTCCATATACCATATTGAAGCATGGTATTGAGTTACACTACTACTGCGATGTGCTGCTTTGGAGAGATTATACTGACATTACGTAATAGTTACACTTGTGTTGCTTGTTTTGTGTTGGTTTCTTGCGATTGATCCATATACCCGTTAAGCAACGAAAGGACGACCATTACCATGTTTGTTATAAGAACCCATGCACATCCCAGATCTCCACTCCCATTTTCCAGACATTGTCCTTTATAGATTGGAGAACAACGGTCACGTACGGAGCCGTTAAAGCCAAGAAAAGAAACGTGGGCGGCTAATTTGTCCTAAAATTTAAGGGTACTAGACAAAGACATATTACCGATCACAAGGTActcatttattttttacaGATAAGGGAGGATCTGTCCCCTTACATGATAGTGTTTTATTGGAGTTGTATACATAATGAACTCCGCCCCGCAGGATTTCACCCTCTTCCGCATCTCTACCACACACAAGAACCACATATCTCTTTAGAGTGTGACTATGTGTCTTTGTGTCACAACCTGGCTAGTTAGTTAGTCAATTTCGATCCCAACAGATTCTTGTCAACATTGACCATGGACGGGGGTATATGTCATTGAGACCCTCCAGTGTAGTAGTTGTTTTGTGAGTGGTGTTTGTGGTTTGGCCCCCCTTCCAATAGCTTCGGTATGTCTGTGTCTGTCTCTATCTCTGTGTCTGTGCCTGTCTCCTTGAGATATAAGCAGGCTGATCCGGTAGAAactaaaaatatcaatactAGTAGAAAAAATAAGGGTACAAGACCGTAAGTCTACctctttcaatatcaattgCCACCATTTCTGAGAAAAGGTATAAAAGAACTCCTTACAATATAAAATTCCCTTCCATTTCTAACTCTTTATTGGTTATCCCATTGTCGTGTTTATAACAAGGAAGGTAAGCTCCATACCAAACTTTAAAGATTGATCTTTTCCCATCAATAGTGATTGTATGTTTACAATTGAGCTGGCCGctttatttcaaaatcataaaATAGTGCTCAGTTGTGTCTAGTTTTCTGATTCGttttatcaattgattattataacTGTTAGTTTGCAAATaatatctttctttattcaatttttgtgACAAGGAAATGGATACTGGAAACCTGCCTAAcaggaataataatactgatAATAACGTTAAGAATAATTATGATAATGCTCCTTTAATACCTCCTGATTTGAATAATCCACCATCTTTCTtggatttgaaatcaatcTATGACAGATACTTATTAGTAGAAGAATTAGGTAATGGATCCTTCGGTTGCGTCACATTGGCCAAAGCTCAATTTGATATCAATGAACTTTCTCAAATTTCTTCGAAAAGATTCAATAATACTTTATTAgatcaaaatgaaaatgttattggaaatcatcaaaattatattgCTAAAAAGCAAGGCTTAGTGGCAATAAAAACAATGTTATCAAGATTACCAACTTTACATGACTATACAAGAGTAAgggaaattaaatttatcttAGCTGTACCTGCAagtaaatatttaattcaaatttttgaaatgttcATTGATACTATAAATTTCCAATTACATATTGTCATGGAATGTATGGAACaaaatctttatcaaatGATGCTTCATAGAAGGAAAAGAGTCTTTTCCATACCATCTTTAAGATCCATATTGGCTCAGATTTTAGCTGGTATTAAACATATTCATGATAATAACTTCTTCCATAGAGATATTAAACCTGAAAACATTTTAATTTCTCCCAGtaaaagatattttgataaaactttattgaaaacaGGATTTTACCCTGATAATTATGTGGTAAAATTAGCTGATTTTGGCTTAGcaagaaatattcaaaataaaaatacttTTACACGCTACGTTTCCACTCGTTGGTATAGATCTccagaaatattattaagaaatgGATTTTATTCTACACCATTAGATATTTGGGCCTTTGGATGTGTCGCAATTGAGGCAACAATTTTTAAACCTTTATTCCCCGGTACAAATGAATTGGATCAActttggaaattattagaagtCTTAGGAACTCCATACGGTGATGATGACATCATTAATGGCAATAAATATGATTCTTACGGTGGAATTTGGAATAAagcaaaaaaattatcaagaaatttagaatttgaattaccaaaaattaaaggtgtttcattagaaaaatttatatcaATGCctgaattaaatgatttattaagaaTGGTTAAAAGATGCTTAAGATGGAATCCTGACGAAAGAGCAACTGCCGCTGAATTATGTTCCATggatttcttcaatgataCAGTAGCAAGggatgaattagaaagaactcaaaaattatcatcaattagTAATGAAAGTAGCATTGGCCATAATCATAGAAaagattcatcatcaattaagaaaaattcTACTTCGAAGAATGATGTAAAGACTAATGCAGAGCAAGCATTAATATTTGCTGGTATAAATTCCGGGAACCTTAAAGCTCCACAACTGTCTTTTACCTCTCAAAATAATCATACGAATCATACTAATTATACGGAAggaatgaatgaaaatgagAATCCAATTGTCTCTACcaatgttaataataacgatgTTATTTCAAAGGATGCATTTTATAATAGTCATAACATAAATTCACAAACtcaaatacaaaaaaatttcgAATTAAATgcaaaattgaataatattcgTTTGGATTCAAAATCACAAAGgaatcaacaacaacatttAGATGGACAAATTCTTGAAAtgcaaaatataaatactATTGGATActtaaatgatgattttaatgTAGATTAccatcaaaaaaataaagatgacATTAATAGAAATctaaatatgaataatgatgataccATTGATTCTGATTCTACCATTCCAACTGAAAATTGTGATGAAATAGACCTTTCAAAGGAAATTGAGaaaaatctttcaattgatgTTCCACAAGAATTTGatcaatatataaaaaatcaaaataacCATTGTAACATCCTTGAAAACGAGAATGGAATTGGAAGTAACGCAAATAATTCTGAATCATtcaatcaatatatttccGATTTAAATTTTATGGATTATAATCCTGAGAATGaattacaacaagaaaatgacatcttaaattattatgctgatgaagacgaagatgaCGAcgatggtgatgatgacaaTGAACAAGAAGGAAACCCAGTtgctaataataacgacGAAAATGTcgatattgatgataatatgaaaggaaaagatgatgatgaacaagATGAAGACGAAGTTTATCCTAACATAACGAGTTCGTATAATActaataccaataataatactaataataatgggtCCTTCTATGTTTATTATAATGACGAGGGAAATAATCATGTAAATAGTAATGCCGATAATTTTACAACAACGAATCAAATGTTAGATAACTTCTTAATAGAGAATTCATCTCATTCGATACCTTTCCAAAATGTGAATAAAACTCCGAGAACGTTCACTTTTCCTTATCTTGGGCATTCTGAACAGaatactaataatttttcGCATAATCAACatcataataatcataataatatcagaaataataatacttcATCAATACTAGATACAAATGATTTCTTCAGTAACGTAACATATTAAAGATTAAAAATTGATCCAAAAGAGTAAAAGACAAGAGGGAGGGATGCGGATTAATATCCTTTCGAAAATTACACccaatttattattttcgaTATTCTATTGCTTCtttagaaaaataaaatagcatgtaattatataaaatagaaaatcccctcaaaaaaaaatgctaacaaacaaaaatgtaagtatgtatatatatctatgtTTAAGATATTCACATCAAATAATGCTGAGTGTTTCTTCTGGATATATCGTCTTagttttccaatttttgtttatatttcatataCAAAATCTATACAATGTCAGACTTCTTATGTATTCcgaaaaattaaaatcaaactgtaaaaacaaacaaaattacaaaaattcaAGGATTCAAAAAAGACCAACGAACGACTTAATTACTCGTAATACCACATAAAAAACAAGATTTGGACATTAATAAAGTTGAGTATTTTTTAAGTTACGctttacatatatacaaCTAACTTTATTTCTAcagttttctttatataaacATCTGGTACTAGGTTAGAGGTTTGAAACTATTTCCTTTTGTGTTGCGAAGATATAAGTATTTTTACTAATAGACACGTTGAGtagaattttctttttttatcttttccGTATGGGATATATCAAGTACAATTGGGATATTCACAAcgtatgtacgtatatatTTGGTAGAATAATGTTACGCTGGTGCGTTAGCGTTGCTACGCGTGAAACATTCGTAAGGATCGTACCCATAGTTACAACTGTGTACCTAAAATCGATTGGACTTGCTTGTTGCttgttttcttgttttttattacaAATTCATACAATAATAGTGTTTGATTGGTGCACATATAAGGTCTTGTATGACTGTCTGTCAATATGTCAGCATGACGTGTCATCGGAGCAATTCTTtatacgtacgtacgtactgCTTAAGATTGAATATGATATGTCACTGTATAACATGGCTGTCAGAGAAAGAATAGTGAAAACCGGTATGCCCGATTATGTATTTCATGTTTGtcttctttattaattatattcatatatGGCGCTTCGCAATTTAGCCGCCAACGTGAACGTTATGTTGAGTTTCCCAttccatatttttgatTGTGAACGAGACACCAGGTAACCCCTTAAAAGTTGTTAACTGAAAGAAAGGCCGGGTAACACCTGTCGTTCTTTACTTctgaaatttgaaatttgaaatttgacATTGCTTAGtgtttattttccaaatgtTGTTTCCCCTACGCGTGCAACTTCGCCTGCGGGTACTTCTGTGAAACTCGGTACTCGTTCTTTTCCTCAGAAAATCTGTAGTAGGTGGCGTTCGGTAGGAACGACACCAATAGCAAAATTTGGTCTAGCTTACCCAGGTGTGACAGTAGGTGGGCTACCTTTTGGGTCGGGGGCAACGccaaaaaagaattaagCCCTTTAGCATATAACAGGGTTCTAAATAGAGATGGTATTAAAGAGAATTTCTTATTCAAGATTTCTCAGGGTTATctaattatttgaataattatttgaatagatgcatatatatatatatattctttttttgagAAACACCATTTAACTTTAGACTGCCTAGAAACTATAAAACCTTGGGAATATTTGGAAGATTTCCTTCCTCTAAGCTGGTAAAGATATTGGCTAGTTCAACGATGTTCATTTGGTACCCAGAAAGTTTATCCCAAATAAGTGGTGGTAGATTCGTGGAAGAGGAAGGAGGTGAAAGGGGAGGCTCTGGGTGTGAATGATCTGACTTGCTGATTAATTCCTTGCATAAAGCTAATGACTATTCAACGTAGGGAACGTATGGCCATAAATAGCAAACAAGTAAGTAGACTAACAATAAAGTTTAAAACGTTAGGGTTGTTGACATTTGATACCTGAAAGAGAGGACTTGTCCGGGCAAATCAATGAAAGACCGGCCTTCTAAGATCAGTTTTTgtagaaattaaaaaaatgaaaggaAGGGCAAAATATGTCTCCGGTGTTCTCCCGCGTTTCCCTGTTACTCCCGGCACAATGGTGGCCCAACTGCTGTCTCACCTGGGGAGTCAACTTACAAGGAAAAATAGTCCCAGATACGAATCAACTGAAAAGAGTGCCCCAAGATTCAGTAGAAAGCCAACAATAGCTACGTACTTGcttgaagaatttaatgTAAGCGACGAATCGTTCTCTTCTCTTGCTTAACGAGAGAGCCTATCAGTACATACTGCGTACAAGTACGTACGTAGGCACTTTGAACGGACAGCCCTAAGCGTACGTACAGTCATCTTATATGGAAACTAATatagaacaacaaaaaacCAAGCCAAACACCTCGAAGTAGCTTGGTGAAAATACTGCCTTAACCTGCTCGTAAGTTACCAACGTTacttcaaataaaaaaaaacgAACTAGTTCTTAACGATTGTTCTTTCGTACGGTAAAAGGCGCTTGCTCTAAGTATTTATAAAGAGTACGGTTGTTTAATTAAGAATATccttcaaaatatttagaaaCCTTTTTCCTTCACGtacttatatttttttgtcatTACCACTATTATACCTTTTTTGACTTACATTCTCTGCTTGtctaaaaataaaaaaaaccTGTTTATATTAACGCACTTTTCGTTTACCGAGTCGCGGAGACACACTAATATACATATAAGCAAGTTCCTACGTCTGTACCACAACGGTTTGACACTAAGCTTGGTTTTCTGGTTTCTGAAGGAAAATAGAAACGTTTAACGGACTTACTACCTCAACTGCTTTCAAGCTTACGTGCTCAATAACTATATTATTCagtatttttcatttgttttACTGCTATACCAGCTTAACTCTCATTTGGTATTACCTTAAAAAAGAACGCTTTGGATAACATTCAAAAACGTATTATGACAACAACCACGATATCAGCGAAAGAGCAGGAAAACAAAGAGACTCAAAATAACTTTTCATCAGTAGAATTAGAAAGGAATAACGAAATCGAAACAACCGACCTTCGCTCAActtctttctcttcttcaaactcttcgttatcatcattagataaaaaagaaacaaataatcGAAG includes:
- the IME2 gene encoding protein kinase IME2 (similar to Saccharomyces cerevisiae IME2 (YJL106W); ancestral locus Anc_1.255); this encodes MDTGNLPNRNNNTDNNVKNNYDNAPLIPPDLNNPPSFLDLKSIYDRYLLVEELGNGSFGCVTLAKAQFDINELSQISSKRFNNTLLDQNENVIGNHQNYIAKKQGLVAIKTMLSRLPTLHDYTRVREIKFILAVPASKYLIQIFEMFIDTINFQLHIVMECMEQNLYQMMLHRRKRVFSIPSLRSILAQILAGIKHIHDNNFFHRDIKPENILISPSKRYFDKTLLKTGFYPDNYVVKLADFGLARNIQNKNTFTRYVSTRWYRSPEILLRNGFYSTPLDIWAFGCVAIEATIFKPLFPGTNELDQLWKLLEVLGTPYGDDDIINGNKYDSYGGIWNKAKKLSRNLEFELPKIKGVSLEKFISMPELNDLLRMVKRCLRWNPDERATAAELCSMDFFNDTVARDELERTQKLSSISNESSIGHNHRKDSSSIKKNSTSKNDVKTNAEQALIFAGINSGNLKAPQLSFTSQNNHTNHTNYTEGMNENENPIVSTNVNNNDVISKDAFYNSHNINSQTQIQKNFELNAKLNNIRLDSKSQRNQQQHLDGQILEMQNINTIGYLNDDFNVDYHQKNKDDINRNLNMNNDDTIDSDSTIPTENCDEIDLSKEIEKNLSIDVPQEFDQYIKNQNNHCNILENENGIGSNANNSESFNQYISDLNFMDYNPENELQQENDILNYYADEDEDDDDGDDDNEQEGNPVANNNDENVDIDDNMKGKDDDEQDEDEVYPNITSSYNTNTNNNTNNNGSFYVYYNDEGNNHVNSNADNFTTTNQMLDNFLIENSSHSIPFQNVNKTPRTFTFPYLGHSEQNTNNFSHNQHHNNHNNIRNNNTSSILDTNDFFSNVTY